A DNA window from Pongo abelii isolate AG06213 chromosome 2, NHGRI_mPonAbe1-v2.0_pri, whole genome shotgun sequence contains the following coding sequences:
- the PP2D1 gene encoding protein phosphatase 2C-like domain-containing protein 1 isoform X3 encodes MSTNNALRVFWKSREWNMKTSAFDSDEDILLLPKRKRFRKKKSRPVRHTKRHEEEQVYEQRTTLPCSICKHEIDLPGIFLHKKQHVALATLGFQWMGRKKPQPSVIAVQRQFMISKLLSSFMLTEKTLQSINNAFELLWKKQIPAYYKIFDNIDRSVIHSQKICHLLIKGVGICEDRNSTWKADMNDKFTVVSNFGNKPNVCFFGLFDGHHGASAAELTSMELPVLLLHQLSKFDPSYQMTTDEQQIINSFYTVFREEYTAIEDLFSAINKTEAVRCNVQAVLCRNGKGFCLTKEHTTRNTNERRRILQNGAVISSNEPYGLVEGQVKTTRGLGFHGNLKMKKSIIPAPQTISVPIDDLCQFLILATNGLWEVLDKEEVTALAMTTFHMYKETYCPIIPNKSSPSKGPLLFSTSEPNLTKSQSNIHILFQYKSVSEVCVSTTNSKENLSDSNYSKYCIYNPENVETFPAETTHRKPCSEKVTDRPTSVNGVATNEKESDTKSFYEGAAEYVSHELVNAALLAGSRDNITVMVIFLNGSEYQLLT; translated from the exons ATGAGCACCAATAATGCTTTAAG AGTGTTTTGGAAATCaagagaatggaatatgaaaacaTCAGCATTTGATTCAGATGAGGATATTCTACTTTTACCCAAAAGAAAAcgttttagaaagaaaaagtcaaGACCAGTGAGACACACCAAACGCCATGAAGAGGAGCAGGTCTATGAGCAACGGACCACATTACCCTGTTCTATATGCAAGCACGAAATTGACCTACCTGGTATTTTTCTCCATAAGAAGCAACATGTAGCTCTGGCCACACTGGGTTTCCAATGGATGGGTAGAAAGAAACCACAGCCCTCAGTGATTGCTGTTCAGAGACAGTTCATGATTTCTAAACTATTGTCATCTTTTATGTTGACTGAAAAAACCCTACAGAGCATTAATAATGCTTTTGAGCTGCTTTGGAAAAAACAAATACCAGCATACTACAAGATTTTTGATAACATTGACAGGAGTGTCATACATTCTCAAAAAATATGTCATCTATTAATTAAAGGAGTGGGCATTTGTGAAGACAGGAATTCTACATGGAAAGCTGACATGAATGATAAATTCACTGTAGTGAGTAATTTTGGGAATAAACctaatgtgtgtttttttggtttgttcgATGGACATCATGGTGCCTCAGCGGCAGAGCTGACATCAATGGAACTCCCAGTTTTACTTCTCCATCAGCTTTCCAAATTTGATCCTTCTTACCAAATGACAACTGATGAGCAACAAATAATCAATTCCTTTTACACTGTGTTTAGAGAAGAATACACAGCAATAGAAGACCTCTTTTCTGccataaacaaaacagaagcagtgAGGT gTAATGTGCAAGCAGTCTTATGCAGAAATGGGAAAGGTTTTTGCCTAACCAAAGAACATACTACACGAAACACAAATGAAAGAAGAAGAATACTTCAGAATGGAGCAGTCATTAGTTCAAATGAACCATACGGGCTTGTAGAGGGGCAAGTAAAAACTACACGAGGACTTGGATTTCATGGAAATCTGAAGATGAAAAAATCCATTATCCCAGCACCTCAAACTATTTCTGTCCCTATAGATGACCTATGTCAATTCCTTATTTTAGCTACTAATGGACTTTGGGAAGTTTTGGATAAAGAGGAAGTCACTGCCCTGGCAATGACAACATTTCACATGTATAAAGAAACATACTGTCCTATCATACCTAACAAATCTTCACCATCCAAAGGGCCTCTGCTTTTTTCAACCAGTGAACCAAACCTTACTAAATCACAGAGTAATATCCACATATTGTTTCAGTATAAATCTGTATCTGAAGTATGTGTGTCAACTACAAATTCCAAAGAAAATTTATCCGATTCAAACTATTCTAAATACTGCATTTATAACCCTGAGAATGTAGAAACATTTCCAGCAGAAACGACTCATCGTAAACCTTGCAGTGAAAAAGTAACTGACAGACCTACTAGTGTAAATGGTGTggcaacaaatgaaaaagaatcagACACTAAGAGTTTCTATGAAGGCGCAGCTGAGTATGTTAGCCATGAACTTGTAAATGCTGCTTTACTGGCTGGCTCCAGAGACAACATTACAGTTATGGTAATATTTCTCAATGGAAGTGAGTATCAGCTTCtgacataa
- the PP2D1 gene encoding protein phosphatase 2C-like domain-containing protein 1 isoform X4 — protein MSTNNALRVFWKSREWNMKTSAFDSDEDILLLPKRKRFRKKKSRPVRHTKRHEEEQVYEQRTTLPCSICKHEIDLPGIFLHKKQHVALATLGFQWMGRKKPQPSVIAVQRQFMISKLLSSFMLTEKTLQSINNAFELLWKKQIPAYYKIFDNIDRSVIHSQKICHLLIKGVGICEDRNSTWKADMNDKFTVVSNFGNKPNVCFFGLFDGHHGASAAELTSMELPVLLLHQLSKFDPSYQMTTDEQQIINSFYTVFREEYTAIEDLFSAINKTEAVRCEYEDIHKAFAKAFWRMDRLLGLGRKEVSRVQWSGCSAVTCILEGKPKSPYAHKNCKRKNNHDGLAESSPSQEMPKIISGILHVANTEYFIVLNPKDVHK, from the exons ATGAGCACCAATAATGCTTTAAG AGTGTTTTGGAAATCaagagaatggaatatgaaaacaTCAGCATTTGATTCAGATGAGGATATTCTACTTTTACCCAAAAGAAAAcgttttagaaagaaaaagtcaaGACCAGTGAGACACACCAAACGCCATGAAGAGGAGCAGGTCTATGAGCAACGGACCACATTACCCTGTTCTATATGCAAGCACGAAATTGACCTACCTGGTATTTTTCTCCATAAGAAGCAACATGTAGCTCTGGCCACACTGGGTTTCCAATGGATGGGTAGAAAGAAACCACAGCCCTCAGTGATTGCTGTTCAGAGACAGTTCATGATTTCTAAACTATTGTCATCTTTTATGTTGACTGAAAAAACCCTACAGAGCATTAATAATGCTTTTGAGCTGCTTTGGAAAAAACAAATACCAGCATACTACAAGATTTTTGATAACATTGACAGGAGTGTCATACATTCTCAAAAAATATGTCATCTATTAATTAAAGGAGTGGGCATTTGTGAAGACAGGAATTCTACATGGAAAGCTGACATGAATGATAAATTCACTGTAGTGAGTAATTTTGGGAATAAACctaatgtgtgtttttttggtttgttcgATGGACATCATGGTGCCTCAGCGGCAGAGCTGACATCAATGGAACTCCCAGTTTTACTTCTCCATCAGCTTTCCAAATTTGATCCTTCTTACCAAATGACAACTGATGAGCAACAAATAATCAATTCCTTTTACACTGTGTTTAGAGAAGAATACACAGCAATAGAAGACCTCTTTTCTGccataaacaaaacagaagcagtgAGGTGTGAGTATGAGGACATACACAAAGCCTTTGCAAAAGCATTTTGGAGAATGGATAGGCTTTTAGGTCTTGGAAGAAAAGAAGTGTCCAGGGTTCAATGGAGTGGCTGCTCTGCAGTTACTTGTATATTGGAAGGCAAACCTAAAAGTCCTTATGCTCATAagaattgcaaaagaaaaaataaccatgATGGGTTGGCAGAGAGCTCCCCTTCCCAGGAGATGCCAAAAATAATTTCTGGAATATTACATGTTGCAAACACTG AATATTTTATTGTGCTGAATCCAAAGGATGTTCACAAGTAA
- the PP2D1 gene encoding protein phosphatase 2C-like domain-containing protein 1 isoform X5, producing the protein MSTNNALRVFWKSREWNMKTSAFDSDEDILLLPKRKRFRKKKSRPVRHTKRHEEEQVYEQRTTLPCSICKHEIDLPGIFLHKKQHVALATLGFQWMGRKKPQPSVIAVQRQFMISKLLSSFMLTEKTLQSINNAFELLWKKQIPAYYKIFDNIDRSVIHSQKICHLLIKGVGICEDRNSTWKADMNDKFTVVSNFGNKPNVCFFGLFDGHHGASAAELTSMELPVLLLHQLSKFDPSYQMTTDEQQIINSFYTVFREEYTAIEDLFSAINKTEAVRCEYEDIHKAFAKAFWRMDRLLGLGRKEVSRVQWSGCSAVTCILEGKPKSPYAHKNCKRKNNHDGLAESSPSQEMPKIISGILHVANTGRGRTATRI; encoded by the exons ATGAGCACCAATAATGCTTTAAG AGTGTTTTGGAAATCaagagaatggaatatgaaaacaTCAGCATTTGATTCAGATGAGGATATTCTACTTTTACCCAAAAGAAAAcgttttagaaagaaaaagtcaaGACCAGTGAGACACACCAAACGCCATGAAGAGGAGCAGGTCTATGAGCAACGGACCACATTACCCTGTTCTATATGCAAGCACGAAATTGACCTACCTGGTATTTTTCTCCATAAGAAGCAACATGTAGCTCTGGCCACACTGGGTTTCCAATGGATGGGTAGAAAGAAACCACAGCCCTCAGTGATTGCTGTTCAGAGACAGTTCATGATTTCTAAACTATTGTCATCTTTTATGTTGACTGAAAAAACCCTACAGAGCATTAATAATGCTTTTGAGCTGCTTTGGAAAAAACAAATACCAGCATACTACAAGATTTTTGATAACATTGACAGGAGTGTCATACATTCTCAAAAAATATGTCATCTATTAATTAAAGGAGTGGGCATTTGTGAAGACAGGAATTCTACATGGAAAGCTGACATGAATGATAAATTCACTGTAGTGAGTAATTTTGGGAATAAACctaatgtgtgtttttttggtttgttcgATGGACATCATGGTGCCTCAGCGGCAGAGCTGACATCAATGGAACTCCCAGTTTTACTTCTCCATCAGCTTTCCAAATTTGATCCTTCTTACCAAATGACAACTGATGAGCAACAAATAATCAATTCCTTTTACACTGTGTTTAGAGAAGAATACACAGCAATAGAAGACCTCTTTTCTGccataaacaaaacagaagcagtgAGGTGTGAGTATGAGGACATACACAAAGCCTTTGCAAAAGCATTTTGGAGAATGGATAGGCTTTTAGGTCTTGGAAGAAAAGAAGTGTCCAGGGTTCAATGGAGTGGCTGCTCTGCAGTTACTTGTATATTGGAAGGCAAACCTAAAAGTCCTTATGCTCATAagaattgcaaaagaaaaaataaccatgATGGGTTGGCAGAGAGCTCCCCTTCCCAGGAGATGCCAAAAATAATTTCTGGAATATTACATGTTGCAAACACTG GTAGAGGAAGAACTGCAACCAGGATTTAA
- the PP2D1 gene encoding protein phosphatase 2C-like domain-containing protein 1 isoform X1 has protein sequence MSTNNALRVFWKSREWNMKTSAFDSDEDILLLPKRKRFRKKKSRPVRHTKRHEEEQVYEQRTTLPCSICKHEIDLPGIFLHKKQHVALATLGFQWMGRKKPQPSVIAVQRQFMISKLLSSFMLTEKTLQSINNAFELLWKKQIPAYYKIFDNIDRSVIHSQKICHLLIKGVGICEDRNSTWKADMNDKFTVVSNFGNKPNVCFFGLFDGHHGASAAELTSMELPVLLLHQLSKFDPSYQMTTDEQQIINSFYTVFREEYTAIEDLFSAINKTEAVRCEYEDIHKAFAKAFWRMDRLLGLGRKEVSRVQWSGCSAVTCILEGKPKSPYAHKNCKRKNNHDGLAESSPSQEMPKIISGILHVANTGNVQAVLCRNGKGFCLTKEHTTRNTNERRRILQNGAVISSNEPYGLVEGQVKTTRGLGFHGNLKMKKSIIPAPQTISVPIDDLCQFLILATNGLWEVLDKEEVTALAMTTFHMYKETYCPIIPNKSSPSKGPLLFSTSEPNLTKSQSNIHILFQYKSVSEVCVSTTNSKENLSDSNYSKYCIYNPENVETFPAETTHRKPCSEKVTDRPTSVNGVATNEKESDTKSFYEGAAEYVSHELVNAALLAGSRDNITVMVIFLNGSEYQLLT, from the exons ATGAGCACCAATAATGCTTTAAG AGTGTTTTGGAAATCaagagaatggaatatgaaaacaTCAGCATTTGATTCAGATGAGGATATTCTACTTTTACCCAAAAGAAAAcgttttagaaagaaaaagtcaaGACCAGTGAGACACACCAAACGCCATGAAGAGGAGCAGGTCTATGAGCAACGGACCACATTACCCTGTTCTATATGCAAGCACGAAATTGACCTACCTGGTATTTTTCTCCATAAGAAGCAACATGTAGCTCTGGCCACACTGGGTTTCCAATGGATGGGTAGAAAGAAACCACAGCCCTCAGTGATTGCTGTTCAGAGACAGTTCATGATTTCTAAACTATTGTCATCTTTTATGTTGACTGAAAAAACCCTACAGAGCATTAATAATGCTTTTGAGCTGCTTTGGAAAAAACAAATACCAGCATACTACAAGATTTTTGATAACATTGACAGGAGTGTCATACATTCTCAAAAAATATGTCATCTATTAATTAAAGGAGTGGGCATTTGTGAAGACAGGAATTCTACATGGAAAGCTGACATGAATGATAAATTCACTGTAGTGAGTAATTTTGGGAATAAACctaatgtgtgtttttttggtttgttcgATGGACATCATGGTGCCTCAGCGGCAGAGCTGACATCAATGGAACTCCCAGTTTTACTTCTCCATCAGCTTTCCAAATTTGATCCTTCTTACCAAATGACAACTGATGAGCAACAAATAATCAATTCCTTTTACACTGTGTTTAGAGAAGAATACACAGCAATAGAAGACCTCTTTTCTGccataaacaaaacagaagcagtgAGGTGTGAGTATGAGGACATACACAAAGCCTTTGCAAAAGCATTTTGGAGAATGGATAGGCTTTTAGGTCTTGGAAGAAAAGAAGTGTCCAGGGTTCAATGGAGTGGCTGCTCTGCAGTTACTTGTATATTGGAAGGCAAACCTAAAAGTCCTTATGCTCATAagaattgcaaaagaaaaaataaccatgATGGGTTGGCAGAGAGCTCCCCTTCCCAGGAGATGCCAAAAATAATTTCTGGAATATTACATGTTGCAAACACTG gTAATGTGCAAGCAGTCTTATGCAGAAATGGGAAAGGTTTTTGCCTAACCAAAGAACATACTACACGAAACACAAATGAAAGAAGAAGAATACTTCAGAATGGAGCAGTCATTAGTTCAAATGAACCATACGGGCTTGTAGAGGGGCAAGTAAAAACTACACGAGGACTTGGATTTCATGGAAATCTGAAGATGAAAAAATCCATTATCCCAGCACCTCAAACTATTTCTGTCCCTATAGATGACCTATGTCAATTCCTTATTTTAGCTACTAATGGACTTTGGGAAGTTTTGGATAAAGAGGAAGTCACTGCCCTGGCAATGACAACATTTCACATGTATAAAGAAACATACTGTCCTATCATACCTAACAAATCTTCACCATCCAAAGGGCCTCTGCTTTTTTCAACCAGTGAACCAAACCTTACTAAATCACAGAGTAATATCCACATATTGTTTCAGTATAAATCTGTATCTGAAGTATGTGTGTCAACTACAAATTCCAAAGAAAATTTATCCGATTCAAACTATTCTAAATACTGCATTTATAACCCTGAGAATGTAGAAACATTTCCAGCAGAAACGACTCATCGTAAACCTTGCAGTGAAAAAGTAACTGACAGACCTACTAGTGTAAATGGTGTggcaacaaatgaaaaagaatcagACACTAAGAGTTTCTATGAAGGCGCAGCTGAGTATGTTAGCCATGAACTTGTAAATGCTGCTTTACTGGCTGGCTCCAGAGACAACATTACAGTTATGGTAATATTTCTCAATGGAAGTGAGTATCAGCTTCtgacataa
- the PP2D1 gene encoding protein phosphatase 2C-like domain-containing protein 1 isoform X2 produces the protein MKTSAFDSDEDILLLPKRKRFRKKKSRPVRHTKRHEEEQVYEQRTTLPCSICKHEIDLPGIFLHKKQHVALATLGFQWMGRKKPQPSVIAVQRQFMISKLLSSFMLTEKTLQSINNAFELLWKKQIPAYYKIFDNIDRSVIHSQKICHLLIKGVGICEDRNSTWKADMNDKFTVVSNFGNKPNVCFFGLFDGHHGASAAELTSMELPVLLLHQLSKFDPSYQMTTDEQQIINSFYTVFREEYTAIEDLFSAINKTEAVRCEYEDIHKAFAKAFWRMDRLLGLGRKEVSRVQWSGCSAVTCILEGKPKSPYAHKNCKRKNNHDGLAESSPSQEMPKIISGILHVANTGNVQAVLCRNGKGFCLTKEHTTRNTNERRRILQNGAVISSNEPYGLVEGQVKTTRGLGFHGNLKMKKSIIPAPQTISVPIDDLCQFLILATNGLWEVLDKEEVTALAMTTFHMYKETYCPIIPNKSSPSKGPLLFSTSEPNLTKSQSNIHILFQYKSVSEVCVSTTNSKENLSDSNYSKYCIYNPENVETFPAETTHRKPCSEKVTDRPTSVNGVATNEKESDTKSFYEGAAEYVSHELVNAALLAGSRDNITVMVIFLNGSEYQLLT, from the exons atgaaaacaTCAGCATTTGATTCAGATGAGGATATTCTACTTTTACCCAAAAGAAAAcgttttagaaagaaaaagtcaaGACCAGTGAGACACACCAAACGCCATGAAGAGGAGCAGGTCTATGAGCAACGGACCACATTACCCTGTTCTATATGCAAGCACGAAATTGACCTACCTGGTATTTTTCTCCATAAGAAGCAACATGTAGCTCTGGCCACACTGGGTTTCCAATGGATGGGTAGAAAGAAACCACAGCCCTCAGTGATTGCTGTTCAGAGACAGTTCATGATTTCTAAACTATTGTCATCTTTTATGTTGACTGAAAAAACCCTACAGAGCATTAATAATGCTTTTGAGCTGCTTTGGAAAAAACAAATACCAGCATACTACAAGATTTTTGATAACATTGACAGGAGTGTCATACATTCTCAAAAAATATGTCATCTATTAATTAAAGGAGTGGGCATTTGTGAAGACAGGAATTCTACATGGAAAGCTGACATGAATGATAAATTCACTGTAGTGAGTAATTTTGGGAATAAACctaatgtgtgtttttttggtttgttcgATGGACATCATGGTGCCTCAGCGGCAGAGCTGACATCAATGGAACTCCCAGTTTTACTTCTCCATCAGCTTTCCAAATTTGATCCTTCTTACCAAATGACAACTGATGAGCAACAAATAATCAATTCCTTTTACACTGTGTTTAGAGAAGAATACACAGCAATAGAAGACCTCTTTTCTGccataaacaaaacagaagcagtgAGGTGTGAGTATGAGGACATACACAAAGCCTTTGCAAAAGCATTTTGGAGAATGGATAGGCTTTTAGGTCTTGGAAGAAAAGAAGTGTCCAGGGTTCAATGGAGTGGCTGCTCTGCAGTTACTTGTATATTGGAAGGCAAACCTAAAAGTCCTTATGCTCATAagaattgcaaaagaaaaaataaccatgATGGGTTGGCAGAGAGCTCCCCTTCCCAGGAGATGCCAAAAATAATTTCTGGAATATTACATGTTGCAAACACTG gTAATGTGCAAGCAGTCTTATGCAGAAATGGGAAAGGTTTTTGCCTAACCAAAGAACATACTACACGAAACACAAATGAAAGAAGAAGAATACTTCAGAATGGAGCAGTCATTAGTTCAAATGAACCATACGGGCTTGTAGAGGGGCAAGTAAAAACTACACGAGGACTTGGATTTCATGGAAATCTGAAGATGAAAAAATCCATTATCCCAGCACCTCAAACTATTTCTGTCCCTATAGATGACCTATGTCAATTCCTTATTTTAGCTACTAATGGACTTTGGGAAGTTTTGGATAAAGAGGAAGTCACTGCCCTGGCAATGACAACATTTCACATGTATAAAGAAACATACTGTCCTATCATACCTAACAAATCTTCACCATCCAAAGGGCCTCTGCTTTTTTCAACCAGTGAACCAAACCTTACTAAATCACAGAGTAATATCCACATATTGTTTCAGTATAAATCTGTATCTGAAGTATGTGTGTCAACTACAAATTCCAAAGAAAATTTATCCGATTCAAACTATTCTAAATACTGCATTTATAACCCTGAGAATGTAGAAACATTTCCAGCAGAAACGACTCATCGTAAACCTTGCAGTGAAAAAGTAACTGACAGACCTACTAGTGTAAATGGTGTggcaacaaatgaaaaagaatcagACACTAAGAGTTTCTATGAAGGCGCAGCTGAGTATGTTAGCCATGAACTTGTAAATGCTGCTTTACTGGCTGGCTCCAGAGACAACATTACAGTTATGGTAATATTTCTCAATGGAAGTGAGTATCAGCTTCtgacataa